One window of Leopardus geoffroyi isolate Oge1 chromosome B3, O.geoffroyi_Oge1_pat1.0, whole genome shotgun sequence genomic DNA carries:
- the TRAPPC6B gene encoding trafficking protein particle complex subunit 6B isoform X2 — protein MEENGRCITKLENMGFRVGQGLIERFTKDTARFKDELDIMKFICKDFWTTVFKKQIDNLRTNHQGIYVLQDNKFRLLTQMSAGKQYLEHASKYLAFTCGLIRGGLSNLGIKSIVTAEVSSMPACKFQVMIQKL, from the exons gaaaatggacGCTGTATTACTAAGCTGGAAAACATGGGGTTTCGAGTGGGACAAGGATTGATAGAAAG GTTCACAAAAGATACTGCCAGGTTCAAGGATGAATTAGATATCATGAAGTTCATTTGTAAAGATTTTTGGACTACAGTATTCAAGAAACAAATCGACAATCTAAGGACAAATCATCAG GGTATCTATGTACTTCAGGACAACAAATTTCGTCTGCTTACTCAGATGTCTGCAGGAAAACAGTATTTAGAACATGCATCTAAG tatTTGGCATTTACCTGTGGCTTAATCAGAGGTGGCTTATCAAACTTGGGGATAAAAAGTATTGTAACGGCTGAAGTGTCTTCAATGCCTGCCT gtaaATTTCAGGTGATGATACAGAAGCTCTAA
- the TRAPPC6B gene encoding trafficking protein particle complex subunit 6B isoform X1 produces MADEALFLLLHNEMVSGVYKSAEQGEVENGRCITKLENMGFRVGQGLIERFTKDTARFKDELDIMKFICKDFWTTVFKKQIDNLRTNHQGIYVLQDNKFRLLTQMSAGKQYLEHASKYLAFTCGLIRGGLSNLGIKSIVTAEVSSMPACKFQVMIQKL; encoded by the exons ATGGCGGACGAGGCGTTGTTTTTGCTTCTACATAACGAGATGGTTTCTGGAGTGTACAAGTCCGCGGAGCAGGGGGAGGTG gaaaatggacGCTGTATTACTAAGCTGGAAAACATGGGGTTTCGAGTGGGACAAGGATTGATAGAAAG GTTCACAAAAGATACTGCCAGGTTCAAGGATGAATTAGATATCATGAAGTTCATTTGTAAAGATTTTTGGACTACAGTATTCAAGAAACAAATCGACAATCTAAGGACAAATCATCAG GGTATCTATGTACTTCAGGACAACAAATTTCGTCTGCTTACTCAGATGTCTGCAGGAAAACAGTATTTAGAACATGCATCTAAG tatTTGGCATTTACCTGTGGCTTAATCAGAGGTGGCTTATCAAACTTGGGGATAAAAAGTATTGTAACGGCTGAAGTGTCTTCAATGCCTGCCT gtaaATTTCAGGTGATGATACAGAAGCTCTAA